One Larus michahellis chromosome 20, bLarMic1.1, whole genome shotgun sequence genomic window carries:
- the LOC141733457 gene encoding uncharacterized protein LOC141733457, translating to MREVRKHRGSTEGLHAACAVPRWEMDRRDLRIHWSAAEYSSSTRMFLEPMALDKGQSDTTLDRRGHPSRADAGVCVAMSWRGEGACVWRRLPMPNTRVPADTPWGVNSCQPLLGLLSLHRPWRERDFTTVRRRLWQPGMGTPAPSRYLPQAAVGEGHKPHQRAVNGSCPSHSIHQSSPLLFPCISCAKIPDFFFNSLSAVVGIRFNRSQLCRGGGWLGVVSNGDVRRSVGSQLGDKSLHWKLRMLGCVLGFVVLFCFVFFFPLHLPLCRRKGMKEMSCAESHFHARPRKGLRLGVGYSLCAGKFKMLRFANA from the exons GGAAGTCAGAAAGCACCGTGGAAGTACGGAGGGACTCCACGCGGCCTGCGCTGTGCCCCGCTGGGAGATGGATAGGAGGGATCTGCGAATACATTGGAGTGCGGCAGAATACAGTAGCAGCACACGTATGTTCCTGGAGCCTATGGCCCTGGAT AAGGGGCAGAGTGACACGACTCTTGACCGTAGAGGTCACCCGTCCCGTGCTGATGCAGGTGTCTGCGTTGCGAtgagctggagaggagaaggggctTGTGTGTGGCGAAGGCTGCCAATGCC GAACACGCGTGTGCCCGCAGACACGCCATGGGGAGTCAACTCGTGCCAACCCCTCCTGGGCTTGCTGAGTTTGCACAGACCTTGGCGAGAGAGGGATTTCACCACCGTCAGGAGGAGACTGTGGCaaccagggatggggaccccgGCTCCCAGCAGGTACCTGCCGCAGGCTGCTGTAGGAGAAGGACACAAACCGCACCAGAGAGCAGTAAACGGGTCGTGTCCTTCGCACTCGATACACCaatcctctcccctcctcttcccatgTATTTCCTGTGCAAAAATTCCCGACTTCTTTTTTAACTCCCTTTCTGCCGTCGTTGGAATACGATTTAATCGCAGCCAACTCTGCCGGGGAGGCGGCTGGTTGGGAGTCGTTAGCAACGGTGATGTGCGTCGGTCCGTTGGCAGCCAGCTCGGTGATAAATCACTTCACTGGAAGCTCAGGATGTtgggttgtgttttggggtttgttgttttgttttgttttgttttttttttccccctccacctccctttGTGTAGAAGAAAAGGCATGAAAGAGATGAGCTGTGCTGAAAGCCATTTCCACGCTCGCCCTCGGAAAGGTTTGCGGCTGGGGGTGGGATACTCTTTGTGTGCTGGCAAGTTCAAGATGCTGCGGTTTGCTAATGCATAA